One segment of Arcanobacterium phocae DNA contains the following:
- a CDS encoding YciI family protein — protein sequence MSTFAVIYTYDPAQTALTTEVRPRHREFLKMLFDKGALKASGPMAGGRALIVVDAESENKARELLADDPFNKAGVLANVEIAEWTVIYGPWA from the coding sequence ATGAGTACATTTGCTGTTATTTATACATACGATCCAGCCCAAACTGCTCTCACGACGGAGGTACGTCCACGTCACCGTGAGTTCTTAAAAATGCTCTTCGATAAGGGCGCTCTCAAGGCTTCCGGTCCAATGGCGGGCGGACGCGCATTGATCGTCGTCGACGCCGAATCGGAGAACAAGGCACGGGAGCTACTCGCAGATGACCCGTTCAACAAAGCTGGCGTCTTAGCCAACGTTGAGATAGCTGAGTGGACTGTCATTTACGGCCCGTGGGCGTAA
- the uvrA gene encoding excinuclease ABC subunit UvrA, with protein MHDSIHIQGAREHNLRNVTLDIPRDKMVVFTGLSGSGKSSLAFDTIFAEGQRRYVESLSAYARQFLGQMDKPAVDFIEGLSPAVSIDQKSTNRNPRSTVGTITEVYDYLRLLYARAGTQYCPVCNALIEAQSAEQIVNRLLEEEDKTRLHILAPVVRGRKGEHLELLKQLQTDGYSRARIDGTVYRLDEAPALAKTYKHDIDVVVDRLAIRDGIRSRLNDSVENALRLAKGVAVVEFVDRDADDPTRERRFSEHRACPNDHPLELEEIEPRTFSFNAPYGACPECDGIGFKLQVDPDLVIPDEDISIEDGAIVPWSVTASASARDYYQRQLASLAEDMGFELSTPWKKLPKAAKEAILRGRDFKVKMKYRNRWGREKVYSSGFEGVLNYVKRKHNETESEWSKERFAGFMREVACPVCHGARLRPEVLAVRVGELNIAELTDLPIGEALDYVTHIELSERSQKIAEQVLREVIERLTFLVSVGLDYLTLSRAAGTLSGGEAQRIRLATQIGSGLVGVLYVLDEPSIGLHQRDNEKLLEALTRLRDLGNTLIVVEHDEDTIRQADWLVDIGPGAGEHGGEIVFSGEPADIVNAERSITGQYLTGKRVIAVPQERRKVDKKRQITVTGAQENNLQNVTVKFPIGVFTAVTGVSGSGKSSLVNTILYKVLANQLNRARSLPGRHKKVTGLEELDKVVHVDQSPIGRSPRSNPATYTGMWDPIRKLFAETQEAKVRGYGPGRFSFNVKGGRCEACSGDGTIKIEMNFLPDVYVPCEVCHGARYNSETLQVHYKGKNVAEVLDMTISEAREFFGNVTRIAKYLDMLELVGLGYVRLGQPATTLSGGEAQRVKLASELHRRSTGRTVYVLDEPTTGLHFEDVRKLLSVLQSLTDKGNTVIVIEHNLDVIKSADWVIDLGPEGGKGGGLVIAEGTPEDVAAVPESHTGRFLKPILESATSER; from the coding sequence GTGCATGATTCAATACATATTCAAGGTGCTAGAGAGCATAATCTTCGTAACGTCACGCTGGATATTCCGCGGGACAAGATGGTTGTGTTCACTGGCCTGTCGGGTTCTGGTAAGTCGTCCTTAGCATTCGATACTATTTTTGCCGAGGGCCAACGTCGCTACGTCGAGTCTTTATCAGCGTATGCTCGCCAGTTCTTAGGGCAGATGGATAAGCCTGCTGTTGATTTTATTGAAGGACTCTCACCGGCTGTTTCGATCGATCAGAAATCTACAAATCGTAATCCACGGTCTACCGTTGGAACGATTACCGAAGTATATGATTATTTGCGTTTACTCTATGCCCGTGCAGGTACGCAGTACTGTCCGGTCTGTAATGCGCTGATCGAAGCGCAGTCAGCCGAACAGATTGTCAACCGGCTGCTCGAAGAAGAAGATAAAACCCGGTTGCATATTTTGGCGCCAGTTGTTCGTGGCCGCAAGGGCGAACATCTTGAACTACTTAAACAGCTGCAAACTGATGGATATTCGCGTGCCCGCATTGACGGCACTGTTTATCGTTTAGATGAAGCACCAGCATTAGCTAAAACATATAAGCACGATATCGATGTCGTTGTAGACCGCTTAGCTATTCGCGATGGTATCCGTTCCCGACTGAATGACTCGGTAGAAAATGCGTTACGGTTAGCAAAAGGCGTTGCCGTCGTGGAATTTGTTGATCGCGATGCCGATGACCCAACTCGGGAACGGCGATTCTCTGAGCATCGTGCTTGCCCGAATGATCATCCGTTAGAACTAGAAGAAATAGAGCCCCGCACATTTTCATTTAATGCGCCCTATGGTGCCTGTCCCGAATGCGACGGCATTGGTTTCAAATTGCAAGTAGATCCGGACTTGGTTATCCCAGATGAGGACATTTCGATCGAGGACGGAGCAATCGTTCCATGGTCGGTTACGGCTTCAGCATCGGCACGTGACTACTATCAACGTCAGCTTGCTAGCCTGGCAGAAGATATGGGATTTGAGCTCTCTACACCCTGGAAGAAGCTTCCCAAAGCTGCAAAGGAAGCGATATTGCGGGGCCGGGATTTCAAAGTGAAAATGAAGTACCGGAACCGGTGGGGACGCGAAAAAGTCTACTCCTCGGGATTTGAAGGCGTCTTGAACTATGTCAAGCGCAAGCACAATGAGACTGAATCCGAGTGGTCTAAAGAGCGGTTTGCTGGCTTTATGCGGGAAGTTGCATGCCCTGTCTGCCATGGTGCACGTCTGCGCCCTGAGGTTTTAGCCGTACGAGTTGGAGAACTCAATATCGCCGAGCTCACGGACTTACCGATCGGTGAAGCTCTGGACTACGTTACACATATTGAGCTCTCGGAAAGATCCCAAAAAATTGCGGAACAAGTCTTGCGTGAGGTTATTGAACGGTTAACATTCCTGGTTTCTGTTGGGTTGGACTATCTAACACTATCTCGCGCTGCTGGTACCTTGTCTGGTGGTGAAGCTCAACGAATCCGGCTAGCTACCCAGATTGGCTCTGGGCTCGTTGGTGTACTGTATGTTCTCGACGAACCATCGATCGGGCTGCACCAGCGTGACAATGAAAAATTATTAGAAGCCTTGACTCGATTGCGCGATTTAGGCAATACCCTAATCGTGGTTGAGCACGACGAAGATACCATTCGGCAAGCAGATTGGCTCGTCGATATTGGACCAGGCGCAGGGGAGCACGGCGGTGAGATTGTGTTCTCTGGTGAGCCTGCAGATATTGTGAATGCGGAGCGTTCTATTACTGGTCAGTATTTAACAGGTAAACGCGTTATTGCAGTCCCGCAAGAACGGCGTAAGGTTGATAAAAAGCGCCAGATTACCGTTACCGGAGCACAGGAGAACAATCTTCAGAACGTGACGGTAAAGTTCCCAATTGGCGTGTTTACCGCGGTCACTGGGGTATCTGGGTCGGGCAAGTCATCGCTCGTCAACACAATTTTGTATAAAGTGTTGGCCAATCAGCTCAACCGCGCCCGGTCATTGCCTGGCCGGCACAAGAAAGTCACCGGTTTGGAAGAACTCGATAAGGTCGTGCACGTCGATCAGTCACCGATTGGGCGCTCGCCACGCTCGAATCCTGCTACATACACGGGCATGTGGGATCCGATCCGAAAGCTGTTCGCCGAAACGCAAGAAGCAAAGGTTCGCGGATACGGCCCGGGGCGTTTCTCCTTCAACGTCAAGGGCGGACGCTGCGAAGCTTGCTCTGGTGATGGCACGATTAAGATTGAGATGAACTTCTTGCCCGACGTCTACGTGCCATGCGAAGTTTGCCATGGTGCGCGCTATAACAGCGAAACTCTCCAGGTTCATTACAAAGGTAAGAACGTTGCCGAAGTCCTCGATATGACGATTTCCGAGGCACGTGAGTTCTTCGGTAATGTCACCCGTATAGCAAAATATCTCGACATGCTTGAGCTTGTCGGTTTGGGATACGTCAGGCTAGGTCAGCCGGCCACCACGCTTTCCGGCGGTGAAGCACAGCGCGTGAAGCTCGCATCCGAACTCCATCGTCGTTCAACCGGACGTACCGTCTACGTACTGGATGAGCCAACAACCGGGCTTCATTTCGAAGACGTGCGCAAACTCCTGAGCGTGTTGCAGTCGCTTACTGACAAGGGGAATACGGTTATTGTGATCGAGCACAATCTTGATGTCATCAAATCAGCAGATTGGGTTATTGATCTTGGTCCAGAAGGCGGAAAAGGCGGCGGTTTGGTGATTGCCGAAGGCACTCCAGAAGATGTTGCCGCGGTTCCCGAATCTCACACTGGTCGGTTCTTAAAACCGATCCTCGAATCGGCCACCTCTGAACGATAA
- the uvrC gene encoding excinuclease ABC subunit UvrC, whose protein sequence is MADPQSYRPTDIPANPGVYRFIDDEGRVIYVGKASSLRNRLSNYFQDPAQLHPRTRAMVFTAVEVKWVVVGSEIEALTLEYAWIKEFAPRFNVMYRDDKSYPYLAITMSEQFPRVLVTRNAHRRKDKYYGPYTKVWAVREALDLLLRVFPMRSCTKGVFNSAHRTGRPCLNGYIDKCAAPCIGRISETEHRQIAKDMISFLDGSGEKLIKQKTAEMNQAAADYDFERAARLRDDISALTTVAERNTVVLEHDVDADIFGLEFDELEASVQVFFVRGGRIRGQRGWVTTVEDLGEAELLNQLLLQVYGMYAASPSSSKRSQARSVDDVEHTATDAIPREIWVPSQPTDSEALTAWLSELRGAGVRIRTPQRGPKAQLTETVHTNAVQALQRHKIQRAGDITERSQALEELRDGLELERAPLRIECYDISHTQGTHQVGSMVVFEDALAKKSDYRHFIVRGPDGNGARDDTAAMDEVLRRRLSRLTAGAPADDASDDEPLTSGNDVTDNKPRRFAYRPDLIVVDGGLPQVNAAQRVVDELGADVMIIGLAKRLEEIWIPGEEFPVILSRSSPALRLLQYLRDESHRFAITFHRKKRSKAMTRSALDDVPGLGPAKQKALLKHFGSLAKIKAASREELLRAPGIGPALADALTSQLAKNDQELAG, encoded by the coding sequence ATGGCAGATCCACAGAGCTATCGACCAACGGATATCCCGGCTAACCCTGGGGTTTACCGTTTTATCGACGACGAAGGACGAGTTATTTACGTCGGTAAAGCATCGTCATTGCGTAACCGGCTCAGTAACTATTTCCAGGATCCCGCGCAGCTACATCCACGTACCCGGGCGATGGTGTTTACCGCCGTCGAGGTCAAATGGGTTGTCGTCGGCTCGGAAATCGAGGCGCTAACCCTCGAATACGCCTGGATTAAGGAATTCGCACCACGCTTCAACGTGATGTATCGCGACGATAAATCTTATCCGTATTTAGCCATCACGATGAGCGAACAGTTTCCACGTGTGCTTGTTACCCGTAACGCTCATCGGCGGAAAGACAAGTACTACGGTCCATACACGAAAGTCTGGGCCGTACGCGAAGCCCTCGATCTTCTCTTGCGTGTTTTCCCCATGCGTTCATGTACGAAAGGCGTTTTTAATAGTGCTCATCGAACGGGCCGTCCCTGCCTAAACGGCTACATAGACAAGTGCGCAGCTCCGTGTATTGGACGGATTAGCGAAACAGAGCACCGGCAAATTGCCAAGGATATGATCTCGTTCTTAGACGGCAGTGGCGAAAAACTGATTAAGCAAAAGACTGCTGAGATGAATCAAGCTGCCGCAGATTACGACTTCGAGCGCGCAGCAAGGTTACGAGATGACATCTCGGCTTTGACTACTGTTGCCGAACGCAACACTGTTGTTCTTGAGCATGATGTCGACGCCGATATTTTCGGTTTGGAGTTTGACGAGCTTGAGGCATCAGTTCAAGTGTTTTTCGTTCGTGGCGGGCGGATCCGTGGACAGCGCGGCTGGGTCACCACGGTAGAAGACCTCGGTGAGGCCGAGCTGTTGAATCAGCTGTTATTGCAAGTCTACGGCATGTATGCGGCGTCGCCGTCGTCGTCAAAACGTAGCCAAGCGCGGTCGGTGGACGACGTCGAACACACCGCAACAGATGCGATACCACGTGAGATTTGGGTACCGTCACAACCAACCGATAGTGAAGCACTCACGGCTTGGCTCAGCGAACTGCGTGGAGCTGGAGTGCGTATCCGGACTCCGCAACGCGGGCCCAAAGCACAACTAACTGAAACGGTTCATACCAATGCGGTCCAAGCGCTGCAACGGCATAAAATACAACGCGCTGGTGACATTACGGAACGTTCGCAGGCCCTCGAAGAGCTGCGAGATGGTCTGGAACTTGAGCGTGCTCCGTTACGGATCGAATGTTACGACATCTCGCATACTCAAGGGACCCACCAAGTCGGCTCAATGGTGGTTTTTGAAGATGCGTTAGCGAAAAAATCAGACTACCGGCATTTTATCGTGCGTGGTCCAGACGGTAACGGCGCCCGCGACGATACTGCCGCTATGGACGAAGTTTTACGACGCCGGCTCAGTCGCTTAACTGCTGGTGCACCGGCAGATGATGCCTCAGATGATGAGCCACTGACATCTGGTAACGATGTCACCGACAATAAGCCCCGCAGATTTGCTTACCGTCCTGATTTGATCGTAGTTGATGGTGGCTTGCCACAGGTCAATGCGGCTCAACGAGTAGTCGATGAACTCGGGGCAGACGTCATGATTATTGGGCTGGCAAAGCGACTCGAAGAAATCTGGATACCAGGGGAGGAGTTCCCGGTTATTTTGTCGCGTTCGTCGCCGGCTCTGCGACTGTTGCAATACTTGCGCGACGAGTCTCACCGTTTTGCGATTACTTTCCATCGCAAGAAACGAAGCAAGGCGATGACCAGATCGGCACTTGATGATGTGCCTGGCCTGGGACCGGCAAAGCAGAAAGCATTATTAAAACATTTTGGATCGCTTGCGAAGATTAAGGCAGCCTCACGAGAAGAATTACTTAGGGCACCGGGCATCGGCCCAGCTCTGGCTGATGCGTTGACCTCGCAACTAGCCAAAAATGATCAAGAACTGGCAGGATAG
- the rapZ gene encoding RNase adapter RapZ, whose amino-acid sequence MDNINDTANIPLGIMIDDATAKLPVAEIPEILIITGMSGAGRSKAAATLEDLGWYVVDNLPPRLLSALAGLVSPTSGVRRLAAVVDVRSREFFQELEGVMETLQEHSVDYRILFLDASDQALIQRYESVRRPHPLQGDGRLLDGIAQEREILAPLRRRADTLIDTSDLSVHDLSRQIRKAVASVSDTDPHVTVMSFGFKYGLPMDADHVADVRFLPNPYWVTELRNLTGRDAPVRDFVLGIDGAKEFGTKYVELIHPILDGYVRELKPYVTIAIGCTGGKHRSVAMTEFVSEQLRALGHSVRTIHRDLGRE is encoded by the coding sequence ATGGACAACATCAACGACACGGCAAATATTCCCCTTGGCATCATGATTGACGATGCCACAGCTAAGCTCCCGGTAGCTGAGATCCCAGAGATTCTTATTATCACTGGTATGTCTGGCGCAGGCCGCTCAAAAGCTGCTGCGACCCTGGAAGATCTTGGCTGGTATGTCGTTGACAACCTTCCTCCCCGGCTTCTGTCTGCTCTTGCGGGACTAGTGTCACCAACTTCCGGTGTAAGACGTCTGGCCGCTGTGGTTGACGTGCGTTCCCGGGAATTCTTTCAAGAACTTGAAGGCGTTATGGAAACACTTCAAGAACACTCAGTGGATTACCGTATTCTGTTTCTCGATGCTTCCGACCAAGCATTGATTCAACGCTACGAGTCAGTTCGCCGTCCACATCCGTTGCAAGGAGATGGCCGGTTGCTCGACGGCATCGCGCAAGAACGTGAAATACTTGCACCATTGCGCCGTCGTGCCGATACCCTTATCGATACCAGTGATCTCTCAGTTCACGATTTATCGCGCCAAATCCGGAAAGCTGTCGCATCTGTTTCGGATACTGACCCACACGTAACCGTCATGAGCTTCGGCTTCAAGTACGGCTTGCCGATGGATGCCGATCATGTGGCTGACGTACGCTTTTTGCCGAACCCTTATTGGGTAACTGAGTTGCGTAATTTAACCGGCCGTGATGCTCCAGTGCGTGATTTCGTTCTAGGTATTGATGGTGCCAAAGAGTTTGGGACAAAATATGTTGAGCTCATTCACCCAATTTTGGATGGGTATGTTCGTGAGCTGAAACCTTATGTCACGATCGCAATCGGATGCACTGGAGGCAAACACCGCTCCGTCGCTATGACAGAATTCGTATCCGAACAACTTCGTGCTCTCGGCCATTCGGTACGTACCATCCACCGCGATCTAGGACGTGAGTAA
- a CDS encoding gluconeogenesis factor YvcK family protein: MAIYNDGPTRGPKVVALGGGHGLYATLSALRILTPRITAVVTVADDGGSSGRIREEMDVLPPGDLRMALAALCDDTEWGQTWRDVLQYRFESEGPLGGHAVGNLLIVATWHLLHDQLDGLDLVGRLLGIHGRVVPMSTAPLQIEADVRDDSGLTTCIRGQAAVAKAHACVERVGLLPSNPPAHPAALEAIEEADWIIFGPGSWFTSIIPHLLVPEIYSALCRTKAKKILVMNLAPDAETPHLLPSELIASFKKYAPDFTIDRVIVDPTSATSDTALSSQAYGLGAEPFYYHVAKNGNPEVHDPLFLATAFREVIDSSPQ, encoded by the coding sequence ATGGCAATATACAACGATGGCCCAACACGTGGGCCTAAAGTCGTTGCCCTAGGTGGTGGGCACGGCTTGTATGCAACGCTATCGGCGCTGCGTATTTTAACGCCACGCATTACTGCTGTGGTGACGGTTGCCGATGACGGTGGGTCGTCTGGTCGTATTCGTGAAGAAATGGATGTCCTACCTCCGGGAGATTTACGTATGGCGCTGGCCGCGCTGTGCGATGATACCGAGTGGGGACAAACGTGGCGAGATGTTTTACAGTATCGATTTGAGTCGGAAGGACCCCTGGGCGGGCACGCAGTCGGGAACTTACTCATTGTCGCTACCTGGCATCTGCTGCACGATCAGCTTGACGGACTTGATCTAGTAGGACGACTTTTAGGAATACACGGTCGCGTAGTGCCAATGTCTACTGCTCCACTGCAAATTGAAGCGGACGTTCGTGACGATTCGGGATTGACTACCTGCATTCGTGGACAAGCTGCAGTAGCAAAAGCTCATGCTTGTGTAGAACGTGTGGGGTTACTGCCGTCTAATCCACCTGCTCATCCGGCTGCACTGGAAGCGATCGAAGAAGCCGATTGGATCATTTTCGGTCCAGGATCTTGGTTTACTTCGATTATTCCGCATTTATTAGTGCCCGAAATATATTCGGCATTGTGCCGTACAAAGGCCAAAAAGATCTTGGTCATGAATCTCGCACCAGACGCTGAAACGCCGCACCTGCTGCCCAGCGAACTTATCGCATCTTTTAAGAAGTATGCGCCGGACTTCACGATTGACCGAGTTATCGTTGATCCGACTTCGGCGACCAGCGATACAGCGTTATCGTCACAAGCTTATGGATTAGGCGCAGAACCTTTTTATTATCACGTAGCGAAAAACGGCAATCCGGAAGTTCACGATCCGTTATTCCTAGCAACCGCTTTTCGTGAGGTTATTGATAGTTCTCCGCAATAG
- the whiA gene encoding DNA-binding protein WhiA — translation MLLTKAGKAEHMPALTTFVKDEISAVYPTNLSAMVAELSTMFRFAGGLQINSGIVSLQAELTHPGATHHLSELVRRVYSIEPGVVAINKPMRQGNTYLLRVVNEGERLARRAGLLDLRGRPVRGLAPQIVGGSKADAAAAWRGAFLARGTLLEPGRNAALEVTCPSMEAAYAIGGLARRLDVPYRARESRGAFRADIREGDAISTMLTRIGAHDAVLKWEELRTEREVHGQANRLANFDDANMRRSADAAIIAVIRVKRAFEILGDDIPDNLRQAGEFRIKYPEDSLNLLGERLTPPATKDAVAGRLRRLNTMADKHASELGIPSTMDAVREQTGVTDRTL, via the coding sequence ATGCTGTTAACGAAAGCAGGGAAGGCGGAACATATGCCAGCTTTGACAACGTTTGTAAAGGACGAAATCTCAGCAGTATATCCAACAAACTTGTCTGCCATGGTGGCTGAGCTATCTACAATGTTTCGGTTTGCTGGTGGTCTGCAGATTAATAGCGGAATTGTGTCTCTCCAAGCTGAGCTGACACACCCCGGTGCTACTCATCATCTCTCAGAGCTAGTGCGACGGGTGTACTCAATTGAGCCCGGTGTCGTAGCAATTAACAAGCCCATGCGACAGGGAAATACGTATTTATTGCGAGTTGTAAATGAGGGGGAGCGGCTAGCACGACGCGCCGGCCTCCTGGATCTTAGAGGTCGCCCAGTTCGTGGTTTAGCTCCACAGATTGTCGGTGGATCGAAAGCTGACGCAGCGGCCGCTTGGCGTGGTGCTTTCTTAGCACGAGGTACATTACTAGAGCCTGGCCGAAATGCTGCTTTAGAAGTTACCTGCCCATCGATGGAAGCGGCGTATGCGATTGGCGGCTTAGCGCGCCGTCTTGACGTGCCGTATCGAGCGCGCGAATCACGAGGTGCTTTCCGTGCAGATATTCGAGAAGGCGACGCTATTTCTACAATGCTCACGAGAATCGGTGCTCATGATGCTGTGCTGAAGTGGGAAGAACTACGCACTGAACGCGAGGTACATGGTCAAGCTAACCGGCTAGCTAATTTTGATGACGCAAATATGCGGCGCAGTGCTGATGCGGCAATCATAGCTGTCATTAGAGTAAAACGAGCATTTGAGATACTCGGTGATGATATTCCTGATAATCTGCGACAAGCCGGTGAATTTAGGATTAAGTATCCCGAAGATTCTTTGAATCTGCTTGGTGAACGACTAACACCACCAGCTACAAAAGATGCAGTAGCCGGGCGGCTGCGCCGCCTCAATACTATGGCAGATAAGCATGCTAGTGAATTAGGAATTCCTTCCACGATGGATGCCGTACGTGAGCAGACAGGTGTCACGGATCGCACACTCTGA
- the gap gene encoding type I glyceraldehyde-3-phosphate dehydrogenase: MTIRVAINGFGRIGRNFIRAAYKRGANFEVVAVNDLTDNKTLAHLLKHDSTLGAWDHEVSHDEDSIVVDGRKIKAFAERNPADLPWGELDIDIVIESTGFFTDATKAKAHIEAGAKKVIISAPAKNEDATFVMGVNHTDYDAAKHNIISNASCTTNCLAPVAKVLQEKFGIVKGLMTTVHAYTGDQRILDAPHSDLRRARAAAINIVPTKTGAAAAVALVLPELKGKFDGFAMRVPVPTGSAVDLTFESEKSDVTVEEINAAIKEAAEGELKGILAYSEEPLVSTDIVHDPHTSIFDAGLTKVIDGQVKIISWYDNEWGYSNALVSLAELVASKF; the protein is encoded by the coding sequence GTGACTATTCGCGTTGCTATTAACGGCTTTGGCCGTATTGGTCGTAACTTTATCCGCGCAGCATACAAGCGTGGAGCTAATTTTGAGGTTGTTGCAGTCAACGATTTGACCGACAACAAGACCCTCGCTCACCTACTTAAGCACGATTCAACTCTCGGCGCTTGGGACCACGAAGTTTCCCACGACGAGGATTCAATCGTTGTTGATGGTCGTAAGATCAAGGCTTTCGCAGAGCGCAACCCTGCTGATCTTCCATGGGGCGAACTCGACATCGACATCGTTATCGAGTCCACCGGTTTCTTCACCGACGCAACCAAGGCTAAGGCACACATCGAAGCTGGTGCTAAGAAGGTTATCATTTCCGCTCCAGCCAAGAACGAAGATGCTACCTTCGTCATGGGTGTTAACCACACCGATTACGATGCAGCAAAGCACAACATCATTTCGAACGCTTCCTGCACCACGAACTGCTTGGCTCCAGTAGCTAAGGTTCTTCAGGAGAAGTTCGGCATTGTCAAGGGTCTCATGACCACCGTTCACGCTTACACCGGTGATCAGCGCATCCTCGATGCTCCTCACTCGGATCTTCGTCGCGCACGCGCAGCTGCTATCAACATCGTTCCTACCAAGACCGGTGCCGCTGCTGCTGTTGCTCTCGTTCTCCCAGAGCTCAAGGGCAAGTTCGATGGTTTCGCAATGCGCGTTCCAGTCCCAACAGGTTCCGCTGTGGACTTGACCTTCGAGTCCGAGAAGTCTGATGTCACCGTTGAAGAAATCAACGCTGCTATCAAGGAAGCTGCTGAAGGCGAACTCAAGGGTATCCTCGCATACTCCGAAGAGCCACTCGTCTCCACCGACATCGTACACGATCCACACACCTCGATCTTCGATGCTGGCCTCACCAAGGTCATCGATGGTCAGGTCAAGATCATCTCTTGGTACGACAACGAATGGGGCTACTCCAACGCCCTCGTTTCCCTTGCCGAACTCGTTGCTTCCAAGTTCTGA
- a CDS encoding phosphoglycerate kinase, whose amino-acid sequence MRTIDTLGDLAGKKVFVRSDFNVPLDADKNITDDGRIKAALPTIKRLADAGARVIVAAHLGRPKGKVNPDFSLAPVAKRLGELLGKDVVLASDTIGESAHAVTADMANGDVVLLENVRFDPRESSKVDAEREELAAEYAKLADAFVSDGFGVVHRKQASVYDIAKVLPSAAGELVFKEIDSLSKATAEPERPYTVILGGAKVSDKLGVIANLLEKADRLIIGGGMAYTFLKAKGYEVGASLLEEDQVETAKSFIDKAAEKGIEFLLPIDTIVAPEFKADAPATVVAADAIPADKMGLDIGPKTADLFANAIASSKTVAWNGPMGVFEFEAFAQGTKAIAAALESAAGFTIVGGGDSAAAVRLLGFDETKFNHISTGGGASLEYLEGKELPGIAVLED is encoded by the coding sequence ATGAGGACTATTGACACGCTTGGCGATCTCGCCGGCAAGAAGGTTTTTGTGCGATCGGATTTCAACGTTCCGCTCGACGCCGATAAGAACATTACAGATGATGGCCGTATCAAGGCAGCGTTGCCTACAATTAAGCGTCTTGCTGATGCAGGTGCACGAGTTATCGTTGCTGCTCACCTCGGTCGTCCGAAGGGCAAAGTTAATCCTGATTTCTCGCTTGCTCCCGTAGCTAAGCGTCTCGGCGAGTTGCTGGGCAAGGACGTTGTACTCGCATCCGACACAATCGGCGAAAGTGCACATGCAGTTACCGCAGATATGGCGAATGGTGACGTCGTTCTTCTAGAGAATGTCCGTTTTGATCCTCGCGAGTCCTCTAAGGTCGACGCTGAACGCGAAGAGCTTGCTGCTGAATATGCAAAACTCGCTGATGCCTTCGTCTCCGATGGATTCGGCGTGGTACACCGCAAGCAAGCTTCGGTTTATGACATTGCTAAAGTCTTGCCGTCAGCAGCCGGCGAACTCGTTTTTAAGGAAATTGATTCGCTATCCAAGGCAACAGCAGAACCAGAGCGCCCATATACAGTCATTCTTGGTGGCGCTAAGGTCTCGGACAAGCTTGGCGTTATCGCTAACTTGCTGGAAAAAGCTGACCGCTTGATTATCGGTGGCGGAATGGCCTACACCTTCCTTAAAGCCAAAGGCTACGAAGTCGGCGCATCTCTTCTAGAAGAAGATCAAGTTGAAACAGCCAAGTCTTTCATCGATAAGGCTGCTGAAAAGGGTATCGAGTTCCTTCTGCCAATCGATACAATCGTCGCTCCAGAATTTAAGGCAGATGCTCCCGCAACTGTCGTTGCAGCTGACGCTATTCCGGCAGACAAGATGGGTCTAGATATCGGTCCGAAGACTGCGGATCTCTTCGCTAATGCCATTGCATCGTCGAAGACGGTAGCTTGGAACGGCCCAATGGGCGTTTTTGAGTTCGAAGCTTTCGCACAAGGTACAAAGGCTATTGCAGCTGCGCTAGAATCAGCAGCTGGCTTCACAATCGTTGGTGGCGGCGATTCTGCTGCTGCTGTTCGTCTCCTCGGTTTCGATGAGACAAAGTTTAACCATATTTCCACCGGCGGTGGCGCATCTCTCGAATACCTCGAGGGTAAAGAGCTACCTGGTATTGCAGTTCTGGAGGACTGA